In a single window of the Helicobacter felis ATCC 49179 genome:
- a CDS encoding restriction endonuclease subunit S — protein MQLGEIFEVFKPTKHNYQKRFLPTEPTEGYISAITCTTQNNGIACYMPKEGAEVLENMISVGANGDAPAFYQSREFALLQDCYALKFKERELSHAQYLFLVVCLNKVLAKYNWNNKSGWAKVSKEQIPLPHTPNGEIAFEAMEAFIKELQAERLEELQAYLKVTGLEDTKLTPEEAHALNIFSAHFANRGGGGAMVLPLVT, from the coding sequence GTGCAATTAGGGGAGATTTTTGAGGTGTTTAAGCCTACCAAGCACAACTACCAAAAGCGGTTTTTACCCACAGAGCCCACAGAGGGGTATATCTCCGCCATCACTTGCACCACACAAAACAACGGCATAGCGTGTTATATGCCAAAAGAGGGGGCTGAGGTGTTGGAAAATATGATCTCTGTGGGGGCAAATGGGGACGCGCCTGCCTTTTACCAATCTAGAGAATTTGCGCTTTTGCAGGATTGCTACGCTTTGAAGTTTAAGGAAAGGGAGTTAAGCCACGCGCAATATTTGTTTTTGGTCGTGTGCCTTAACAAGGTCTTGGCTAAATACAACTGGAACAATAAATCCGGTTGGGCTAAGGTGTCTAAAGAGCAAATTCCCTTGCCCCACACCCCTAATGGGGAAATCGCTTTTGAGGCTATGGAAGCCTTTATAAAGGAACTTCAAGCGGAGCGCTTGGAGGAACTTCAAGCGTATCTAAAAGTAACAGGATTGGAGGACACCAAGCTAACCCCAGAGGAAGCACACGCCTTAAATATCTTTAGCGCGCACTTTGCAAATCGCGGGGGGGGGGGGGCAATGGTGCTACCCCTAGTAACTTAA
- a CDS encoding restriction endonuclease subunit S, with the protein MRGGGVDVTLSGLKWREFRVGELFHINTPKRKFDANKVRFCIDGYPYVARGANNNGIRGYIDEDPIFLNEAPSISFGQDTATIFYQDKPYFTGDKIKVFTLKEEYLSRYRALFLITCMRKTFSAFSWGSTSFKQGILENLFIKLPTHKDGTIAYDLMEHFIKALEKQQIEKVMALWDQRLKAYEDTIYDKN; encoded by the coding sequence ATGCGGGGGGGGGGGGTAGATGTTACTCTTAGTGGCTTAAAATGGCGAGAGTTTAGAGTAGGAGAGCTTTTTCACATCAACACCCCTAAGAGAAAATTTGACGCTAATAAGGTGCGCTTTTGTATAGATGGATACCCCTATGTAGCTAGGGGAGCTAATAATAACGGCATTAGGGGCTATATTGATGAAGACCCTATTTTTTTAAATGAGGCTCCTAGTATTAGTTTTGGACAGGACACTGCTACGATTTTTTACCAAGACAAACCCTACTTTACGGGGGATAAGATTAAAGTTTTCACGCTTAAAGAGGAATACTTAAGTCGGTATAGGGCTTTATTCTTAATTACTTGCATGCGTAAAACCTTTAGTGCCTTTAGTTGGGGTAGCACCTCCTTTAAACAAGGTATCTTAGAGAATCTTTTCATAAAATTACCCACTCACAAAGATGGCACTATTGCCTACGACTTAATGGAACACTTTATCAAAGCCCTAGAAAAGCAGCAGATCGAAAAAGTTATGGCATTGTGGGATCAAAGATTAAAGGCGTATGAGGATACAATCTATGATAAAAATTAA